One genomic window of Solanum dulcamara chromosome 12, daSolDulc1.2, whole genome shotgun sequence includes the following:
- the LOC129875606 gene encoding probable serine/threonine-protein kinase PBL3 produces the protein MKPPQPRPHPNLTNSSLLLPTFFAFLLLKVSSFRLSTFIFLPLLFRVSFLTQYLPIHPTDLNENSLHGLFLNHKKSVKIETLSSKKQLQAVEQVSQDDINQIRPGYLDIKMGCFTVSKSKKKKSEHSIHIKRVNPQEQSPTALPEPQRQTRSLQSAPPSFRTRVKPVQSNNGVTTSRARTLSAPSSLDTADQDALASNECEEHEEMTSHAGSIKEYRSSVPQPLPLPSPQNAAALRTTKSFKVGNTSSHLNASGPLPLPPVLPPTLPSTGTLRNFAFDEISAACHHFSPERCMSEGLSSVIYRASFGDDTSGAKKLEATITRLHPSSQGLKEFVNEVNTLASLQHSSLCKLIGFHAREGSEHRMLVFERLFHGSLDRLLFGRSDGPSIDWNARTKIALCAAQGLTFLHEEGPFQAMFQEFSTGNIQIDKDFSAKLSGYGCITNIQETEISCNSVALANLSQETLERGLITPKSNVWSFGIVLLELLTGRKNLDGRYSKEERNLVKWSRPFLADDGRLSLIMDPQLKGRFPAKAARTVADIAQRCLQKDPSERPTMRTIVDQLKTVQVMKCPSRFPLQEPAVVGGKHMSKSPSMNGIITPAPRLSFSPSLPLTRASASPSKATTQPSTRPSLTCSYSFSLEDLDRLESRRSSTSSFRRSSVEGF, from the exons ATGAAACCACCTCAACCTCGCCCCCACCCCAACCTAACAAACTCCAGTCTTCTTTTGCCTACTTTCTTTGCCTTTTTACTCTTAAAAGTCTCATCTTTTCGCCTTTCTACATTTATATTTCTACCACTTCTTTTTAGGGTTTCTTTCCTCACCCAATATTTACCGATTCATCCAACAGATTTGAATGAAAATTCATTACATGGGTTGTTTTTAAATCACAAGAAATCAGTAAAGATCGAAACTTTGAGCTCAAAAAAGCAACTACAAGCTGTGGAGCAAGTGTCCCAG GACGATATAAACCAGATAAGGCCGGGTTATTTAGACATTAAGATGGGATGCTTCACGGTTTCAAAGAGTAAGAAGAAAAAATCCGAGCATAGCATCCACATCAAACGTGTGAATCCTCAGGAGCAGTCACCTACTGCACTGCCTGAACCTCAGAGACAAACAAGATCATTGCAGTCCGCACCACCAAGTTTTAGAACAAGAGTGAAACCTGTGCAGTCAAACAATGGAGTAACGACGAGTAGGGCACGAACTCTTTCCGCCCCATCAAGTCTAGACACAGCGGATCAAGATGCTCTAGCATCGAATGAATGTGAGGAACATGAAGAGATGACTAGTCATGCTGGATCAATAAAGGAATACAGGTCATCAGTTCCTCAGCCTCTACCACTTCCATCACCTCAGAATGCCGCTGCTCTCAGGACTACGAAAAGCTTCAAAGTGGGGAATACAAGTAGCCATCTCAATGCCTCTGGACCATTGCCACTTCCTCCTGTACTGCCTCCTACATTGCCTTCTACTGGAACGCTTAGGAACTTTGCTTTTGATGAAATTTCTGCTGCATGCCACCATTTCTCTCCAGAACGTTGTATGTCCGAAGGTCTCTCTTCTGTCATCTACAGAGCTTCTTTTGGGGATGATACCTCTGGTGCAAAGAAGCTTGAAGCCACTATAACTCGCCTTCACCCTTCTTCACAG GGTCTGAAGGAATTTGTCAACGAGGTGAACACCCTGGCTTCTCTGCAACATTCTTCACTTTGTAAACTGATTGGTTTTCATGCGCGCGAAGGTTCTGAGCACAGGATGTTGGTTTTTGAGAGGCTTTTCCATGGAAGCTTAGACCGGCTTTTGTTCGGAAGATCAGATGGCCCCTCTATAGATTGGAATGCAAGAACCAAAATTGCCTTATGTGCTGCACAAGGTCTTACATTTCTACACGAGGAGGGACCTTTCCAG GCAATGTTCCAGGAATTTTCAACTGGAAATATACAAATTGACAAGGATTTTAGTGCAAAGCTCTCAGGGTATGGATGCATTACGAATATACAAGAGACAGAGATATCTTGCAATTCAGTT GCCCTGGCAAATCTCTCACAGGAGACACTGGAGAGAGGATTGATAACTCCTAAGAGCAATGTTTGGAGTTTCGGGATTGTTCTTCTAGAACTGCTCACTGGCCGGAAGAATCTCGATGGTCGGTATTCAAAGGAAGAGCGGAATTTAGTCAAGTGGAGTAGGCCCTTCCTTGCTGATGATGGTAGATTATCGCTTATCATGGATCCTCAGCTAAAAGGACGGTTTCCCGCAAAAGCAGCCAGGACAGTGGCTGATATTGCTCAAAGATGCCTGCAAAAGGATCCATCTGAAAGGCCCACCATGAGAACTATCGTGGACCAGCTCAAGACTGTACAAGTGATGAAGTGCCCTTCACGGTTTCCTCTGCAAGAACCAGCGGTAGTTGGTGGTAAACACATGTCAAAGTCTCCAAGCATGAATGGAATCATCACTCCTGCGCCAAGGTTGAGTTTCTCCCCTTCCTTACCACTCACCCGAGCATCGGCTTCTCCCTCAAAGGCTACTACTCAACCCTCGACTCGTCCTTCATTGACATGTTCCTACTCTTTTTCTTTGGAGGACCTTGATCGACTGGAAAGCCGAAGGTCATCAACTTCATCGTTTCGCAGGTCTAGTGTTGAAGGATTTTGA